The region CTGCGCTTCATGCTCGCCAACCAGATGGTCGCCCCCAACTCGCCGCAATGGTTCAACACCGGCCTGCACTGGGCCTACGGCATCGACGGCCCCGGCCAGGGCCACTATTACGTGGACTACAAGACCGGCAAGCTGACGAAGTCCAAGTCGGCCTACGAGCATCCGCAGCCGCATGCCTGCTTCATCCAGGGCGTCGAGGACGACCTGGTGAACGAGGGTGGCATCATGGACCTGTGGGTGCGCGAAGCGCGCCTGTTCAAGTACGGCTCCGGCACCGGCTCCAACTTCTCGAAGCTGCGCGGCGAGGGTGAAAAGCTCTCCGGCGGCGGCCGCTCGTCCGGCCTCATGAGCTTCCTCAAGATCGGCGACCGCGCGGCAGGCGCGATCAAGTCGGGCGGCACCACGCGCCGCGCGGCCAAGATGGTGGTGGTCGACGTCGATCACCCGGACATCGAGAGCTACATCGACTGGAAGGTGAAGGAGGAGCAGAAGGTCGCCGCGCTCGTGACCGGCTCCAAGCTCGGCAACAAGCACCTGAAGGCCATCATGAAGGCCTGCGTCAACTGCGAGGCCGAGGGCGATGCCTGCTTCGATCCGGAGAAGAACCCGGCCCTGAAGAAGGAAATCAAGCTGGCCCGCCGGGTCATGATCCCGGACAACTACATCAAGCGCGTCATCCAGTTCGCGCGCCAGGGCTACACCGACATCGACTTCCCGATCTACGACACCGATTGGGATTCGGACGCCTATCTCACGGTCTCCGGCCAGAACTCCAACAACTCCGTCTCGCTCACCGACGACTTTTTGCGCGCAGTGGAGAACGACGCGGATTGGCACCTCAAGGCCCGCAAGGACGGCAAGGTCCTGAAGACCCTGAAGGCCCGCGACCTGTGGGAGCAGATCGGCCATGCCGCCTGGGCGTCGGCCGATCCGGGCCTGCACTTCAACACCACCATGAACGACTGGCACACCAGCCCCGCCGGTGGCCGCATCCGGGCGTCGAACCCGTGCTCGGAATACATGTTCCTGGACGACACGGCGTGCAATCTCGCTTCCGCCAACCTGCTCCAGTTCTTCGACCGCCAGAACCACAGGTTCGACGCCGGTTCGTTCGAGCATGCCTGCCGCCTGTGGACGATCGTGCTCGAAATCTCGGTCATGATGGCGCAGTTCCCGTCGAAGGAGATCGCGCAGCTCTCCTACGAGTACCGCACGCTCGGCCTCGGCTTCGCCAATATCGGCGGCCTGCTCATGACCATGGGCCTTCCTTACGACTCCGACGCGGGCCGTGCCCTCGGCGGCGCGATCACGGCGATCATGACCGGCGTGTCCTATGCAACCTCCGCCGAGATGGCGGGCGAGCTCGGGCCGTTCCCGAACTACAAGGCCAACGCGAAGCACATGCTGCGCGTGATCCGCAACCATCGCCGCGCGGCGCATGGACAGGCGGAGGGCTATGAGGGCCTCGCCGTCAACCCGGTCCCGCTCGATCACGCCTCCTGCCCGGATGCCGATCTCGTCGCCCATGCGAAGGCCGCCTGGGACCGCGCCCTGGAACTCGGCGAGACGAACGGCTACCGCAACGCGCAGGCCACCGTCATCGCGCCGACGGGCACGATCGGCCTCGTGATGGATTGCGACACCACCGGCATCGAGCCCGACTTCGCGCTCGTGAAGTTCAAGAAGCTCGCCGGCGGCGGCTACTTCAAGATCATCAACCGGGCCGTGCCCGACGCGCTGCGGACGCTGGGCTATCGCGAATCCGAGATCGCCGAGATCGAGGCCTATGCGGTCGGCCACGGCTCCATGCGCCAAGCGCCCGCCATCAATCCCGGCTCGCTCCGGACGAAGGGTTTTACGGACGAGAAGATCGACGCGGTGGAGAAGGGCCTGAAATCGGCCTTCGACATCAAGTTCGTCTTCAACCGCTGGACGCTCGGCGAGGACTTCCTCACCGGCACGCTGAAGGTGCCGGCGGACAAGCTCAACGATCCATCCTTCGACCTGCTCTCCTTCCTCGGCTTCTCAAAGGCCGACATCGAGGCCGCGAACATCCACATCTGCGGAGCGATGACGCTGGAAGGCGCGCCGCACCTGAAGACCGAGCATTACGCGGTGTTCGATTGCGCCAATCCCTGCGGCAAGATCGGCAAGCGCTATCTCTCGGTGGAGAGCCACATCCGCATGATGGCGGCGTCGCAGCCCTTCATCTCGGGCGCGATCTCCAAGACCATCAACATGCCCAACGACGCCACCGTCGAGGATTGCAAGAACGCCTACATGCTCTCCTGGAAGCTGGCGCTGAAGGCGAACGCCCTCTACCGCGACGGCTCCAAGCTCTCGCAGCCGCTGAACTCGGCCCTCATCGCCGATGAGGACGAGGACGCGGAGGACGCCGCCGAGCATGTGGCCGCGCTGCCGGCCGCGGCAAAAGCCGCGCACGTGTCGGAGAAGATCGTGGAGAAGATCGTCGAGCGCGTGGTGGCCCTGCGCGACCGCGAGAAGATGCCCGACCGCCGCAAGGGCTACACCCAGAAAGCCGTCGTCGGCGGCCACAAGGTGTACCTGCGCACGGGCGAGTACGACGATGGACGCCTCGGCGAGATCTTCATCGACATGCACAAGGAAGGCGCCGCCTTCCGGGCCATGATGAACAACTTCGCCATCGCGATCTCGCTCGGCCTGCAATACGGCGTGCCGCTGGAGGAATACGTGGAGGCCTTCACCTTCACGCGCTTCGAGCCGGCCGGCTTCGTCCAGGGCAACGAGCGCATCAAGTCCGCGACCTCGATCCTCGACTACGTGTTCCGCGAGCTCGCGGTGTCGTATCTCTCCCGCAACGACCTCGCCCATGTGGACCCGTCGGAAGCAGGCCCCACCACCATCGGCCAGGGCGAAGCCCAGTCGAAGG is a window of Microvirga lotononidis DNA encoding:
- a CDS encoding vitamin B12-dependent ribonucleotide reductase; translated protein: MRIERRYTQTGQSPYSSLAFRLATSEIRNPDGSVVFRLENIEVPETWSQVASDVLAQKYFRKAGVPARLKKVEENDVPSWLWRSVADEAALASLPEDQRFGSEISSKQVFDRLAGCWTYWGWKGGYFSTEEDAQAFYDELRFMLANQMVAPNSPQWFNTGLHWAYGIDGPGQGHYYVDYKTGKLTKSKSAYEHPQPHACFIQGVEDDLVNEGGIMDLWVREARLFKYGSGTGSNFSKLRGEGEKLSGGGRSSGLMSFLKIGDRAAGAIKSGGTTRRAAKMVVVDVDHPDIESYIDWKVKEEQKVAALVTGSKLGNKHLKAIMKACVNCEAEGDACFDPEKNPALKKEIKLARRVMIPDNYIKRVIQFARQGYTDIDFPIYDTDWDSDAYLTVSGQNSNNSVSLTDDFLRAVENDADWHLKARKDGKVLKTLKARDLWEQIGHAAWASADPGLHFNTTMNDWHTSPAGGRIRASNPCSEYMFLDDTACNLASANLLQFFDRQNHRFDAGSFEHACRLWTIVLEISVMMAQFPSKEIAQLSYEYRTLGLGFANIGGLLMTMGLPYDSDAGRALGGAITAIMTGVSYATSAEMAGELGPFPNYKANAKHMLRVIRNHRRAAHGQAEGYEGLAVNPVPLDHASCPDADLVAHAKAAWDRALELGETNGYRNAQATVIAPTGTIGLVMDCDTTGIEPDFALVKFKKLAGGGYFKIINRAVPDALRTLGYRESEIAEIEAYAVGHGSMRQAPAINPGSLRTKGFTDEKIDAVEKGLKSAFDIKFVFNRWTLGEDFLTGTLKVPADKLNDPSFDLLSFLGFSKADIEAANIHICGAMTLEGAPHLKTEHYAVFDCANPCGKIGKRYLSVESHIRMMAASQPFISGAISKTINMPNDATVEDCKNAYMLSWKLALKANALYRDGSKLSQPLNSALIADEDEDAEDAAEHVAALPAAAKAAHVSEKIVEKIVERVVALRDREKMPDRRKGYTQKAVVGGHKVYLRTGEYDDGRLGEIFIDMHKEGAAFRAMMNNFAIAISLGLQYGVPLEEYVEAFTFTRFEPAGFVQGNERIKSATSILDYVFRELAVSYLSRNDLAHVDPSEAGPTTIGQGEAQSKAPEPAPATAIVSRGFTRGSVDRLMLIPGGGGSATGIVQRTGGLTVGANALKGELAQPAVEVEEKVGEAEMSKLAFAAPAPSVADRRAEAKMKGYVGESCPECANFTLVRNGTCLKCDTCGSTTGCS